Part of the Henckelia pumila isolate YLH828 chromosome 2, ASM3356847v2, whole genome shotgun sequence genome is shown below.
GTACTGTGTTTGGACTATCGGCTTGTTCTACGCAACATATTGTGATTCGTCTTCAATAAAGAAATATGAATCGTTTGAATATTTGAGCATCTCtcctattttttaatttatagttAGTTGCGAACGAACAACTCATTATTTCAAATTTCATCAAAagaaacatatataaatatatatagagttttgatatGGTGAGCACTCATTATGTGCATTTTTGTGTGCACCGTTGATGTGACATTTCTACATCCAATAGGTGAACATCACGTCAGTCGGTGCACACATGAGAGGCAAGGATACGCGCAACTTGATTGCGATAATGCCTCAAGGTTGCGTCCAAACTAGAGGTGACATgctataccgtaccgaaaaatttatattgtatATCGGATCGAAAATTACGGTATAACATTTTTTAAATCATTACTTGCTTAGGGAAAGCAGGAGCCAAAATAGAGACAGACCATCAAGAGGGGTTCCAAAGTTCGCTTTTTCCGCCCTCTTTCTTTTTGCTGTCCCATCCATAAATGGACGATCCCCGGCATGCTCAGCCGAAGAAACTCGACGACTCAGCAGCAATGCGGAATTAAAGTTTCTCCGTCTGGTGGATCTGACCTATAGTTAGGGGGCAATACATACCAAAAGCTTCAAAGAAGGAAAGCGCGGAACTCTTGGCAGGGTACGACAAAGCCCACGGGGTGTGACACATGGTTGTACTGGTCAGCTTTGGGCTGGAGATACTTGACTAATCCAACCCACTGAACCACAGAATCGAGCGCCCAAGCGCTTTTTAGGCCAGCTCAGTTCTCTTGGGTACAACTGAGTGGTTTTTCGGGGTAGCATTTCGTATCGTATCGAAAAATGCATATCGTATATTATATCGAAAAttatgatataaaattttttataccgATTTCGTATCGAAATTTTCGGTAACTAGCATACCGATTATATCgaaatttcggtacgatatcgaTATATACCATTTCATACCGAAAaaagttttatatttttttaatttataatttattgtttaaaaataatttttaattatataatatttcggTATACCGGTATACCGcgatataccgaaatttttaaatttcatacaATTATCGTACCGAAAAAGTCGGCATCGTTACCGTATCGTATCGAAAAaatcggtataccaaaaatttcaatatttttctgaACGATAACCTCGGTATACtgaaaattcgatattttttctCACTTCTATCCCAAACAAGAGTTGCGAACAAAAGAGATGATGGATGCTTTTGCGGCGAAAGGGAGGATTACGAATCGAATGATATTTTGAGGGGATCATTGCACTCCCTAAAGGCAGGATGAAATGAACGGATGTGAATTGACCACATTTGTGTTTTGTGCTAGGTAAAGAGTAAACGTCGAGATAGTTGTTTTGAGATGCTCTTCTTAAAAGGacaaatattatattgttcTCGAAAATAAATTATCCCCAATAAGTCCATGAGAGCATCGCAACGATGCCAACATCATTTGTTCGagcattttaaaataatgtatatTTCAACTTTGGATAAATTAGGGATGCGATGAATTAGGATGCAACAAGAAACCCCTTCCCAAAGCTCCACGGGTCCAATTCGAGCAAAATTACATCAAAACTATAATATTTCCATAATTATAAGAACAAGAGATGACGATATTGTGAATCGAGGTTAGAGATTATGATATTCATCATTTAATTTGATATAAATTAAACTAATATAATTATGATTATGATGACACATAGTGGAACAAGTTGCCGTTTCTAGATCCATTGGACCAAGTTtatggtagtgtttgggagagcttcttaGAAGCACTTTTAAGCtttttcgttaacaaaaatttaaaattttgtgaaattttattaacGGAAAGTTGAGAAATATTTTCTAGAAGCTCTGCCAAACACTGCCTAAGTCAAGGCCGAGTGGTTGCCATCCATCCCTGATCCCTAACAAAAATTACTGAAAAGAATAATGCTAAAGTTGGCTCAAGCACGCATGcagatttatttttatataaaaattatataatttacaaATTTATGTATTCATGCAAGCCAGTGTTGATGATTCTTTTAACTGGTTAAGAGAATTAAATGTTTTCGGAAAAAAATACattgatattttaataatttattcataaaattaaacaaatCGTTTCGGATGGTGTCATTACTCTGGAAGGATCAAACTcaaccaaaaataaaacttgAACGAACACAATCAGCCAGGTTCTAAATCACAAGCCCAGATTGAGGCAACCCACTGGATGAAGCTCTATTGATTCCCATATTAGGAAATAAATTTACCAAgattaaaaaatttgaaacattAATTTACCAGATGCAAAAGCATATAGCTTTCCATGCATTATTGCGTGGTTGCTAGCGAAAACAACGCTGAACCTAACAAATCAAACCATTTAGTCATGCAAATAACTCAAGCCGTCTCAAGGACGAATGGATCAaaagtaatatatcaatcatATTTGGTCAGGTTTTCAGTGAGGGATACAAAGAAGGATTTCATAATGATAATGGTATACAGATCCCAAACTCCTAATGAGTTCTAGAATGGGACACTCTATTGAAGGTGTAAGCACTATTGCGATGAAatctttaatatatatattcatactTAAATCAAAATCTATATCTGACGAATTGTTGCTCCATAAGAGTCGAATCTCATTATTTCTGTTCATTGCTCTGGAGAGGAGGCTTCAAAGATTTTCATGTATCCCAAGCAAAGGGGAAAACCTCGTGAtccatttttgaaatttcatttcCATGGAGAAAGGTTGCAACACTTCTATTCGTATACCCGCTTCCTCTTCAATACAGCAGGAAGTAACAAAATCGACCCAATAAGGAAAAGAACGAATAGGGTCTTGACATCGTATAGATCTTTCACTGATTTAAGATCGCCAAGTGCGAGTCCAGCCTGATGGAAACAAAAGCAGAGGCAGAAACTTGTGTTAATTGCGTATAGATGAACATACTATTAGAAATGAAGTAGCAGCAGCGTCAGCTGCCAAACTAGGGGGTAAGTGAGCCAAGCCACTTGTCCGTAGCTAGCATGCAGCTCAGCTCTCAGCTTTGTACTCGAGCAGCTTGTGCAGTGTGCACTCTCCTGAGTCCAACTTGAACTTTAACATCTCACAGTTCTAGTACTCAAGCTTGGATGAAAAtactatttaaattattattttattatgaatgACAATTTAACAACCAATGTTATAAACATTTGGGTATTTTTGCCATTTGCAGCGAAGCTCAAGCTCACTTCATGCTCACGAAACTATATAGCTTGCGGCACTCAAGCTCTAATTACTTGAAAATCAAGTCAAGCTCAAGTATTGAAATTAATCCTTTTTATTCGAGTTCTGCTCTGACTTGCGTGTATCCTTGAGCCAAATTGAAATGCTTAAAGAAGTgcataacaataaaaaaaaagtctTACTCGGACGGTGATATAGGAGGCCGGAATAATACCAATAACAGTAGCCAGAAAGAAGACATGAAATGGTATATCCACAATTGGTGACGCCAAATTAATAAAGAGATTTGGAAGGGTCGGCGTCACTCTCAAGAAGAGCATGTAATTGAGCAACTTATCTTTCCGCTTAGCTATCTGAAACCAAAAACTTCCTCCTCAGCGAGATGCCAATCAGTTTGGATAAAAAACCAAAGGTAGTGAAATATCAAGGCAAATGTTATCATTTCTCAGATCTTACAATCTGTAATGAAGTACAatctttcaaaaaattaaataaatacctCAGCTTGAAAATATCTCAGTTTGTCAGGCCACAACCAGTTAACAATAGGTCGGCCAATCAGTTTGGATAGAAAATAGCACGAGGATGCACCAGCTGTGGCGTTGAAAACAACCAAGAAAAGCCCTCTAATAACACCAAATAGTGCTCCAGCTAGCAAGGACATGAAAATTGTCCCTGGAATCATAAATGTCTGCATGAATATGTATGTTGAACAGTAAACAAGAATGAACTTTGCTGGGTACTCTCCAGCATAGTTTGCAAGATGGTCCCTGCAGCATAATTAGATTTTGAAactcaataacaacagaacacatTAGAGAAATAAAGAAACACTAATCAATCCTGTTGCAGACACTGAAGCAAGCTGAAACCCCGAAAGTGACCCATGAATATAATTTAAATGCTTGGATGCACCTTGGTTCAACTACTATAACATTTTTTGAAGCTTGTCTGAGCTCAGAGTCTCAGACACAAAATCATATCCTTTTTTCACAAGATCTCATTAGAATGATGCTGATGATTACTACCAGCCTTATCAACCAAATCCAGTAGTTCCTTGCTTTCTGAAAATCCATTCTTATAATTGAGCTAAAgaacataaatacatttaaatgCTGGATAAACTCTTGAGATCTTACAAAGTAAAGCAGAAAACTTTAATTTCAAGAATGAAAACTTTCAACATGATAAGTAAAGAGCGAAATAAGTAGAGTCAAATCGCATATCGAAAAATGTTTAATTCTATAGGTACATTGTAAACACAAAGAAAAAATTCAAGCTAAAAACCAACGTCACACATGAAGCTATTTGAGCGAACTTCCAACTCAATAGTTCAGTGGCAAAAACGAGCATCTATCTCAATCAcgtaaaacaattaaatttgtttGGAGTACCATACAAATCATACTCGTACAGTGGTACGAGCTGGGTTAAAAACTAACGAAGAAAAATCAAATGAAAAATATGGAAAtctaattagaaaaaaaaaagaactttACTTGAGCAAACGAAGATCAGCAAGGGTGCGAGGCAGCTTGAGCATCTCGTACTCCGCCGCAGGCATGGTAAGGTATATGCACATCAACCCGATTGAAAACAGCAAAAACATCCCCAAAGCCACCGCCGATTCCCATCGCGAAAGTGGGAATTTGTCTGCCTTGAAATTCTTCCCCGTCGGGGACTCTGGATTCTTCCCCTCATCCACATCCAATATGCGCACCCCGGTGTCCACCACCAGGCCCCTCTGCGCCGCCATTGAAAGCAAGATTATTGCAAGAAATGCTCGCGATGACCAAGCCTATATTTCAGCACTCATCCCGATAAACAAGAACAATAATTGTACGTCTCCGATACAAATGGTATTGGATTAACCGCGCCGGGGACGCAGATTAAGCATATTTGGGACCTAGATGACGTGAAATTCAGGAAGATGAATCGAAAATTAGGGATTAATTTTAGGGATTTGTGTGTGTGGCAACAGTATAATAGTCAACGTTGGGGATACAACAAAAGAGAGGCAATGTTCGTACACAAAACACGCGTTTTAcaagaaaattaattaattcgcttttttttttttccttttctttttccttttttcaAATTATACTATTGAATTGTTTATACGTTTTACTTAAAATTATTGAACTATTctaaatataattttgaatttttttttcaaataaagtgcaaacacaattttataatttcaaaacgaatatGTAACCCAACATATAATAAAATGTATAAATATAGCATTTTCCTTGTATGAttatattttacattaaaaatagggtaaattatatttaaaaataatacctAAAGACAACTTTCATTTATGGATAAGTCCCATGTAAGAAAGGTTTAGAATGCACACTCTAAATAACTTTGATTTTAGTTTTCACTTTTTAATTGACATAAAAAGACACCAATATCCTACTTTTTGCGCATGTTGTGCACATGATTTCTCTCTCTTCATGCATAAACCTTTCTTTTCCAAATTTCTTAAATAAAActcaataacaaaaaaaattagttttttggAATATCAATTAAATCTCATCATCGAttttttcttatattttttCGATTAATCCAAATTCAAATATCAtctttttatttcattattgtcaaataaattcattaaACATTGAGTTACGAATTTcttttttgacaaaaaaatcGCATACGAGTATTTCGGGAGCCAAATCAAGTACTATTTGAATAATATTAGGTATTATTTGTACCGATTCAAGTCATCTTCttatttcatgaatttcaaataaattaattcAATATCGAGtcccaaatttattttttgacataaaataatCGAATGAGTATTTCAGGAGccaaatcaaatactatttGAATAATATTTTGTACTCTTTGTACCAATTCAAgtatcatatttttatttcatgaatgtcaaataaattcaattagtaTTGAGTCTCGAATTtaatttttgacaaaaaaataattgaatgtGAGTATTTTGGTGGCCAAATAAAGtactatttaaataatattaggTAACTCTTTGTACCAATTCATGTATCAACTTCTTATGTCA
Proteins encoded:
- the LOC140881602 gene encoding uncharacterized membrane protein At4g09580-like, with the protein product MAAQRGLVVDTGVRILDVDEGKNPESPTGKNFKADKFPLSRWESAVALGMFLLFSIGLMCIYLTMPAAEYEMLKLPRTLADLRLLKDHLANYAGEYPAKFILVYCSTYIFMQTFMIPGTIFMSLLAGALFGVIRGLFLVVFNATAGASSCYFLSKLIGRPIVNWLWPDKLRYFQAEIAKRKDKLLNYMLFLRVTPTLPNLFINLASPIVDIPFHVFFLATVIGIIPASYITVRAGLALGDLKSVKDLYDVKTLFVLFLIGSILLLPAVLKRKRVYE